The following are encoded in a window of Methylicorpusculum oleiharenae genomic DNA:
- the nrtS gene encoding nitrate/nitrite transporter NrtS, with translation MINEWLNIALQKNILTRAIKVALVVGSILMLINQGDVILSNGLQIKEFIKITLTYLVPYCVSTYSSTEAVCAAENKPSINKLMWEFIKKKGLELAQYSLTLFKRHIGKMPFSFLKGKTP, from the coding sequence ATGATAAATGAATGGCTAAATATTGCCTTGCAAAAAAATATTCTAACGCGTGCGATCAAAGTTGCGTTGGTGGTTGGTTCAATTCTAATGTTGATCAATCAGGGCGATGTAATACTGAGCAATGGATTACAGATAAAGGAGTTTATCAAAATTACTCTGACCTATTTAGTACCCTATTGCGTTTCAACCTATTCAAGCACTGAAGCGGTTTGCGCTGCTGAAAACAAGCCCAGTATTAATAAATTAATGTGGGAATTTATTAAAAAGAAAGGGCTTGAATTGGCTCAATATTCGTTAACTCTTTTTAAGAGACATATAGGCAAGATGCCTTTTAGTTTTTTGAAAGGAAAAACACCATGA